Genomic segment of Synergistales bacterium:
CTGCGGCACATGGTCTCCTTTTTCCGCTCCTGGAATGCGCCGGTGACCGTCACCACCCTGGCCAAGCTCTGGAGTGTGCTCTTTGGGGCCAAGGCCAACGAGAGCATCAATTTCCACCGGCTTGCCAACGCCGTGGTGATCCTCGACGAGCCCCAGGGGATCCGCCCCGAGTTGTGGGGCGGCCTGGGCCGCGTGATGGAGCACCTGACGGAGCGCTTTGGGACCACCTTTCTCCTGATGACCGCCACCCAGCCGGAGATCGCCAAGGGGCGGGCCGTCGAACTGGCGCCTGAGGGCGTCGCCCTGCCGGCCTCGCGGCACCGCTACAGCGTCTACCCCGAGCGGCTTCCGCTGGAAGATCTCGCACCCCTGCTGGAGGAGCGGACAGGCTTCCCCGACCAGTCCGGCATGGTGGTCCTGAACACCAGAAGGGCCGCCCTGGAGGCCTACAGAATGCTCGCCGGCCAACTGCCGGAGGACATGACGCCCTTCTTTCTGTCCACCTTCGTGACGCCCAGGGAGCGACGCGATATCCTGGAACGCCTCCGCAAACGTGAAAGAGAGGGAGCAGACCGCCTGCTGGTGGCCACCCAGGTGGTGGAAGCCGGCGTGGATCTGGACTTCCCCTGGGTCTTCCGGGATCTGGGGCCGCTGGACAGCGTGGTGCAGGTGGCCGGACGGTGCAACCGCCACGGCGGGCCGGACCCCGGCACAGTGGCGGTGGCGGAGCTGGTTTCCGAACGCAACGCCCCCTACGCTACCCAGGTCTACAGCGCCACCCTGGTGGACGCCACGCGGCAGACCCTGCGCGACACCCCCGCATTCGACGAAAGGCAGGTGCCCGAGCTGATCGGGGAATACTACCGTCAGGTGGCCGAGCGCATCCGCCAGGACTCCCCCTGGGAGGCCATCGTCAGCGGCAAATGGGACGCCCTGCCGCCGCTCTACGAAGACAAACCCTACAGCGAGGAGGCCGTGCTGGTGGAGATCGACGACGGCCTGCGTCCGCTGCTCAACCGGCTGCGGGAGGGGCAGTGGAGCCTGGAGAATCTGATGGAGAAAAAGCGGCTCCAGGCCCGGCTGTCCGACTACACCATCAACGTGCCCGAAAAGACCCTGCAGCGGATGCGCCAGGTAGCCGGCGGCATCACGGCGGAGGAAGAACCCCTCCAGGCTCTGGAGGACCTGGGCATGTGGCTGCTCACCGGCGAAGCCGTCACCGAGGCCCAAAAGCCCGGAGAAACCGAGGAAGCAGGGAAGACAGCGCTGTACCGCAGACGCGCGGGCCTTGTGCTGGACTGCGAACCCTCGGTGGACGACAGCATATTCTAGAAAGGAGACGCCATGCATTCCGAGGACGAACGCATCGGCGGCACACTGGTGTGGTACGCCTCCATCTGCGAGCGGCAGGTGTGGCTGATGTCCCGAGGAGTGGAGCCCGATCGGCGGGACGAGCTGCTCGCCATGGGGCGGCTCATCGACGAGGAGAGCTACAGCCGGGAGCGTGGCGTGGCCCACGGCGGCAACGCCATTGACATCCTCAACCAGGAGGACGACAGGGTGGTGGTGGCCGAGGTGAAAAAGAGCAGCGCCTCCCGCGAGGCGGCGTTGCTCCAGCTGGCCCACTATCTCTATCAGCTGGAGCGCGACGGGATCGTCGCCGAGGGAGAGCTGCGCTTCCCCAGGGAGCGGCGGAAGGAACGGCTCTCCCTCGACGACACGCTGCGGACCAGACTGGACGGTCTCTACCGGCGGATCCATGAGATCTGCGCCATGGACAAACCGCCGGAACGAAAGCGCACCAAGTACTGCCGACGCTGCGCCTACGCCGAATGGTGCTGGGGATAACCAGAGGAGGTGACCGCAGGTGTGTCGGACGCTCTATATGATGAATTCCGGGGAACTGCGGCGGAAGGACAACACCATCG
This window contains:
- the cas4 gene encoding CRISPR-associated protein Cas4, whose product is MHSEDERIGGTLVWYASICERQVWLMSRGVEPDRRDELLAMGRLIDEESYSRERGVAHGGNAIDILNQEDDRVVVAEVKKSSASREAALLQLAHYLYQLERDGIVAEGELRFPRERRKERLSLDDTLRTRLDGLYRRIHEICAMDKPPERKRTKYCRRCAYAEWCWG
- the cas3 gene encoding CRISPR-associated helicase Cas3', which encodes METILSPGSLPGEVWSHPHRPLAEHLEGVAALAFGMRERHRVPVEEEQLRAVTLTHDLAKRDPRFQRYIRGEGQGTPHACPSARFALDLTGDLLSAEVVCRHHTVVKEFGEAVAQWFGDHACYEKYVAAIRGLDPQWPLRLAEGEWRRLQSELLLNGETDEHQWLRHRALLSLLIAADRMDAVGLRELPEERLPRFTPLHYSGDSALNEWRSGIRSQCLRKAEEIDRPGIYTITLPTGAGKTSTGLEAATRVAGATGAAAIVYALPFISIVEQNAGVAADHFGEAIQEDHSRAALKEERDEGATSQSPLRHMVSFFRSWNAPVTVTTLAKLWSVLFGAKANESINFHRLANAVVILDEPQGIRPELWGGLGRVMEHLTERFGTTFLLMTATQPEIAKGRAVELAPEGVALPASRHRYSVYPERLPLEDLAPLLEERTGFPDQSGMVVLNTRRAALEAYRMLAGQLPEDMTPFFLSTFVTPRERRDILERLRKREREGADRLLVATQVVEAGVDLDFPWVFRDLGPLDSVVQVAGRCNRHGGPDPGTVAVAELVSERNAPYATQVYSATLVDATRQTLRDTPAFDERQVPELIGEYYRQVAERIRQDSPWEAIVSGKWDALPPLYEDKPYSEEAVLVEIDDGLRPLLNRLREGQWSLENLMEKKRLQARLSDYTINVPEKTLQRMRQVAGGITAEEEPLQALEDLGMWLLTGEAVTEAQKPGETEEAGKTALYRRRAGLVLDCEPSVDDSIF